Proteins encoded together in one Lachnospiraceae bacterium JLR.KK008 window:
- a CDS encoding aminopeptidase: MPPESSGVKPDKSRKKELCMENKNIWETYDAEQLAEMERFTEQYRQFLDEGKTERECIDSIVNRIEKEGYRELDALRREKRTLKAGDKVYTVCMNKSIILYQIGSRPLEEGMNILGAHIDSPRLDIKQNPLYEDGGFAYLDTHYYGGVKKYQWVTMPLALHGVIVKKDGTTIEMKIGEDEDDPVFFISDLLIHLAAEQLEKKAGKVIEGEALDIIIGNRPLTIDRDDSGKENEDDDRKKKKDPVKKAILHRLKEDYGIEEEDFLSAELEAVPAGRAREAGFDRSMILAYGQDDRVCAFASLQAMLEMGLPERTACCILVDKEEIGSVGATGMRSMFFENSVAELLALCGGYNDLTLRRCLASSLMLSSDVSSAYDPAFASSFDKKNVAYLGKGMVFNKFTGSRGKSGSNDANAEYLAYIRNIFEKEKVHFQTAELGKVDLGGGGTIAYIMALYGMQVIDSGVAVLNMHAPWEATSKADVYEAKRGYAAFLKYNGMTWQG, encoded by the coding sequence TTGCCGCCGGAATCCTCCGGCGTAAAACCAGATAAAAGCAGAAAGAAGGAATTATGTATGGAAAATAAAAATATATGGGAGACGTACGACGCGGAGCAGCTTGCGGAGATGGAACGTTTCACAGAGCAGTACCGTCAGTTTCTTGATGAGGGAAAGACAGAGCGGGAGTGTATCGACAGCATTGTCAACCGCATTGAAAAAGAAGGCTACCGGGAACTGGATGCGTTGCGCAGAGAAAAGCGGACGCTGAAAGCGGGAGATAAAGTTTATACTGTCTGTATGAACAAATCGATCATTCTGTATCAGATCGGCAGCCGTCCGCTGGAGGAAGGCATGAATATTCTGGGAGCGCACATCGACTCCCCGCGTCTTGACATTAAGCAAAATCCCCTGTATGAGGATGGGGGCTTTGCCTATCTGGATACTCACTATTATGGCGGCGTAAAGAAATATCAGTGGGTGACGATGCCGCTTGCCCTGCACGGGGTCATTGTCAAAAAAGACGGCACGACGATTGAAATGAAGATTGGAGAGGATGAGGACGATCCGGTATTTTTTATCTCCGATCTGCTCATTCATCTGGCCGCAGAACAGCTGGAGAAAAAGGCAGGTAAGGTCATCGAGGGAGAGGCGCTCGACATTATCATCGGTAACCGTCCGCTTACCATTGATCGTGATGACAGTGGAAAAGAGAATGAGGACGATGACCGGAAGAAGAAAAAAGATCCGGTGAAAAAGGCCATATTGCATCGCCTGAAAGAAGACTACGGCATCGAAGAAGAGGACTTTCTCTCCGCGGAGCTGGAGGCAGTGCCGGCCGGCCGGGCGAGAGAAGCCGGATTTGACCGCAGCATGATACTGGCCTATGGACAGGACGACAGGGTATGCGCATTTGCATCTCTGCAGGCAATGTTGGAGATGGGCTTGCCAGAGCGCACGGCATGTTGTATTCTTGTAGATAAAGAAGAGATTGGCAGTGTGGGAGCTACCGGTATGCGTTCCATGTTTTTTGAGAACAGCGTGGCAGAGCTGCTTGCACTGTGCGGCGGATATAATGATCTGACACTGCGCAGGTGCCTGGCATCGTCTCTGATGCTCTCCTCCGATGTGAGCAGCGCCTATGATCCGGCTTTTGCCAGCAGTTTTGACAAGAAAAATGTGGCGTATCTCGGAAAAGGCATGGTATTTAACAAGTTCACCGGTTCCAGAGGCAAGTCGGGGTCGAACGATGCCAATGCGGAATATCTGGCCTATATCCGCAATATTTTTGAGAAAGAAAAGGTGCATTTTCAGACGGCGGAGCTTGGCAAAGTCGATCTTGGCGGAGGCGGTACGATCGCCTATATTATGGCGTTGTATGGGATGCAGGTCATAGACAGCGGTGTGGCGGTGCTGAACATGCACGCGCCATGGGAAGCAACGAGCAAGGCGGACGTCTATGAGGCGAAACGGGGCTATGCCGCTTTTCTGAAATATAACGGTATGACATGGCAAGGATAA
- the queA gene encoding tRNA preQ1(34) S-adenosylmethionine ribosyltransferase-isomerase QueA: MKTSDYDFDLPPELIAQDPLTDRSGSRLLTLDRDSGAVGHHQFREITDYLRPGDCLVLNNTKVIPARLYGVKQETGAVIEVLLLRRRENDLWETLVKPGKKARAGTQLIFGDGELTGVVSDVLEDGNRLIRFTYEGIWEEVLDRLGEMPLPPYITHKLQDRTRYQTIYARYEGSAAAPTAGLHFTEQLLREIEAKGVSLVYVTLHVGLGTFRPVKVENIQEHLMHSEWYEVTEEAAERINRSKREGGRILCVGTTSCRTVESAANESGIVRPGQGSTEIFIYPGYRFRVLDGLLTNFHLPQSTLLMLVSALAGREHVLAAYEEAVRERYRFFSFGDAMLII; encoded by the coding sequence TTGAAAACTTCGGATTATGATTTTGATCTGCCGCCGGAGCTGATCGCTCAGGACCCGCTGACCGACCGCAGCGGGTCCCGGCTGCTGACACTGGACAGAGACAGCGGGGCGGTCGGACATCATCAGTTCCGGGAGATTACGGATTACCTGCGGCCGGGTGACTGCCTTGTATTAAACAATACAAAAGTCATCCCTGCCAGGCTCTATGGCGTAAAACAAGAGACAGGAGCGGTGATCGAAGTGCTTTTGCTCAGGCGCAGGGAGAATGATCTGTGGGAGACACTTGTAAAGCCCGGGAAGAAAGCGCGGGCGGGGACACAGCTTATCTTTGGCGACGGAGAATTGACCGGAGTGGTCAGCGATGTTCTGGAGGACGGCAATCGTCTGATCCGTTTCACATATGAAGGTATTTGGGAGGAAGTGCTGGACCGTCTGGGAGAGATGCCGCTGCCTCCCTATATTACCCATAAACTACAGGACAGAACCCGTTATCAGACCATATATGCACGATATGAGGGATCTGCGGCGGCGCCTACCGCCGGGCTGCACTTTACGGAACAACTGTTGCGGGAGATAGAGGCGAAGGGTGTCTCACTTGTCTATGTGACGCTGCATGTCGGGCTTGGCACGTTCCGCCCGGTAAAAGTGGAAAATATTCAGGAGCATCTGATGCACTCGGAATGGTATGAGGTGACGGAGGAAGCTGCGGAACGCATCAATCGCTCAAAGAGAGAAGGTGGGCGCATCCTCTGTGTGGGAACGACGAGCTGTCGCACGGTTGAGAGTGCGGCAAACGAGAGCGGGATCGTCAGGCCTGGACAGGGCAGTACGGAAATCTTTATTTATCCGGGCTACCGGTTTCGGGTACTCGACGGTCTGCTCACGAATTTTCATCTGCCGCAGTCGACATTGCTGATGCTCGTATCCGCGCTGGCTGGCAGAGAGCATGTGCTGGCGGCATATGAAGAGGCAGTCAGGGAGAGATACCGGTTTTTCAGCTTTGGCGACGCGATGCTTATAATTTGA
- a CDS encoding recombinase family protein: MAYAKLKQTNPRVAIYVRVSTLHQVDKDSLPMQKQDLLAYAKLMLGTEDCVIFEDAGYSGKNTDRPKFQEMMSQIRAGGFTHLLVWKIDRISRNLLDFATMYNELKDLGVIFVSKNEQFDTSTAMGEAMLKIILVFAELERNMTSERVTATMISRANNGQWNGGRIPYGYDYDYDTHDFTPSETEAPIVQLIHDLYEKERSLVRESRILNSKGYRTRAGNEWNPVSLHIILHNIFYCGDYRYNVLKEGDRQKVKDESEWITIEEHHPPIITREQKQRVITMLDANSRINKKKNNYKSGKYTHIFSGLCFCGNCGCPMGAAPASLRADGWRYSKYSCPTRRKNAYTCTGKSTSDPVVGEFAMNYILNMLNAQKNFENISSPDDLQAVLLTGNTFSYIDSIEPDGVLDLYDILTSGKVQGAVFGKGASIKPKDAEDSEIASLRAEKQKTERALDRLRNLYLYSEDAMSEKEYIIQRTTLTEKLDEINDEIGMMQSDEWQQSVTDEMFIAKASEFIISQKLTDRNYINYKRLAQSVDAEVLRNFLTSIIDSIIVTDGMVQRITFKNGLSHSFIFKQ; this comes from the coding sequence ATGGCTTATGCCAAGCTAAAGCAAACAAATCCGAGGGTGGCTATCTACGTCCGGGTGTCTACCCTTCACCAGGTAGACAAGGACTCGCTTCCAATGCAGAAGCAGGACCTGCTGGCATACGCAAAACTCATGCTCGGTACTGAGGACTGCGTTATCTTCGAGGATGCCGGGTACTCCGGCAAGAACACTGACCGTCCGAAGTTCCAGGAAATGATGTCGCAAATCCGGGCAGGCGGCTTCACTCACCTCCTGGTATGGAAGATTGACCGTATCTCCAGGAACCTTCTGGACTTCGCAACCATGTATAACGAACTGAAGGACCTGGGCGTGATATTCGTCAGCAAAAACGAGCAGTTTGACACATCTACCGCTATGGGCGAGGCAATGCTCAAAATCATCCTGGTCTTTGCGGAGCTGGAGCGGAACATGACTTCCGAGCGTGTGACAGCCACCATGATTTCCAGGGCAAATAACGGTCAGTGGAACGGCGGCAGGATACCTTACGGTTACGACTATGACTACGATACCCACGACTTCACTCCGAGCGAAACGGAAGCGCCTATCGTTCAGCTGATCCATGACCTTTACGAGAAGGAGCGCTCCCTGGTCCGGGAGTCTCGCATACTGAACTCCAAAGGATACCGCACAAGAGCCGGCAATGAATGGAACCCGGTCTCCCTCCATATCATCCTTCACAATATCTTCTACTGTGGAGACTATCGGTACAATGTGCTGAAGGAAGGCGACCGGCAGAAAGTCAAGGACGAGTCCGAATGGATAACGATTGAGGAACACCATCCACCTATCATCACCAGGGAGCAAAAGCAGCGTGTCATCACCATGCTGGATGCCAACTCCCGGATAAACAAGAAGAAGAACAACTACAAATCCGGAAAGTACACTCACATATTCTCCGGGCTGTGTTTCTGCGGAAATTGCGGCTGTCCTATGGGTGCTGCCCCGGCTTCCCTCCGGGCGGACGGCTGGCGGTACTCGAAATACTCATGCCCTACTCGGCGGAAGAACGCATACACTTGTACCGGCAAGTCAACATCTGATCCTGTCGTTGGGGAGTTTGCCATGAACTACATACTCAATATGCTGAACGCACAGAAGAACTTCGAGAATATTTCCTCTCCGGATGACCTGCAAGCTGTCCTGCTGACCGGGAACACCTTTTCATACATCGACAGCATAGAGCCGGATGGAGTGCTTGATTTATACGATATTCTGACTTCGGGGAAGGTCCAGGGAGCGGTATTCGGCAAGGGGGCGAGCATCAAACCAAAGGATGCTGAAGACAGCGAAATCGCCTCTCTGAGAGCCGAAAAGCAGAAGACGGAACGTGCATTAGACAGACTCCGCAACCTCTACCTTTATTCTGAGGATGCCATGTCTGAGAAGGAATACATCATCCAGCGGACAACCCTTACCGAAAAACTGGATGAAATCAATGACGAGATCGGCATGATGCAGTCGGACGAATGGCAGCAATCAGTGACAGACGAAATGTTCATCGCCAAGGCGAGCGAGTTCATCATCAGCCAGAAGCTGACCGACCGGAACTATATCAACTACAAACGGCTGGCTCAGTCCGTAGATGCCGAAGTCCTACGAAACTTCCTCACCAGCATAATCGACAGCATTATCGTGACGGACGGTATGGTGCAGCGTATCACTTTCAAAAACGGACTGTCTCATTCTTTCATCTTCAAGCAGTAG
- a CDS encoding helix-turn-helix transcriptional regulator, with the protein MSDLLERVYRLMNKHDIKPTQLAKQLGMSTSTFTDWSKGKGSPSLKAVMQFAEYFDVSLDYLVYGKEHQNQNIVEISNPEDDALLESFHRLSPELRLKATGYIEGMLAAMPSSASTEDAAKLSG; encoded by the coding sequence ATGTCTGACTTACTGGAACGTGTTTACCGGCTTATGAACAAGCATGACATCAAGCCTACCCAACTGGCGAAACAGCTTGGGATGTCAACTTCAACATTTACAGACTGGAGCAAAGGCAAGGGTTCTCCTTCCCTAAAGGCAGTTATGCAGTTCGCTGAATACTTTGATGTATCGCTGGACTACCTTGTCTATGGCAAGGAGCATCAAAATCAGAACATAGTGGAAATTTCCAATCCGGAAGACGATGCGCTGCTGGAGTCATTCCATCGGCTCTCTCCGGAACTCCGCTTGAAGGCAACTGGCTACATTGAAGGAATGTTGGCAGCCATGCCTTCATCTGCTTCTACGGAAGACGCTGCGAAATTGTCCGGCTGA
- a CDS encoding helix-turn-helix transcriptional regulator: MGKVLSPWCKQAKIAMIELDMTVVELAEKIGKSREYTSAVVNGRIYAEPVVKAISDVLNIPETACSLNGN, translated from the coding sequence ATGGGAAAAGTGTTATCGCCTTGGTGTAAGCAGGCAAAGATAGCGATGATCGAACTGGATATGACGGTTGTGGAGTTGGCTGAAAAAATCGGTAAATCCAGGGAATACACTTCCGCCGTAGTCAATGGTCGAATTTACGCCGAGCCGGTGGTAAAAGCAATCAGTGATGTGCTTAATATCCCGGAAACTGCCTGCTCGTTAAATGGTAATTAG
- a CDS encoding helix-turn-helix transcriptional regulator — translation MGKDSAKGNDNVYFRARKEAAIYNERLFSREGAAELLGISVSTLADYELGNTKVVPVDKVVLMADLYNCPELKYGYCKHECPIGKQMPLATEAKGIEGIALRMIQKFDPEGLSEMKNSLVDIAADGIISDDEKPKLEAILRKLDDMAVVINEMKLVGEKALKG, via the coding sequence ATGGGAAAAGACTCCGCGAAAGGCAATGATAATGTGTACTTTCGGGCGAGGAAAGAGGCTGCAATATACAATGAGAGGCTATTCAGTAGGGAAGGAGCCGCAGAGCTGCTTGGAATTTCCGTTTCCACCCTGGCTGATTACGAGTTGGGGAATACGAAGGTAGTTCCAGTAGATAAAGTGGTCTTGATGGCTGATCTGTATAACTGTCCGGAATTGAAGTATGGATACTGCAAGCATGAATGCCCGATTGGGAAGCAGATGCCACTCGCAACTGAGGCGAAAGGCATTGAAGGAATTGCATTGCGGATGATACAGAAGTTCGATCCCGAAGGACTGAGCGAAATGAAGAACAGCCTGGTGGATATTGCCGCCGATGGAATTATCAGCGATGACGAGAAGCCGAAGCTGGAAGCTATTCTCCGTAAGCTGGATGATATGGCAGTTGTCATCAATGAGATGAAGCTCGTTGGCGAGAAAGCATTAAAAGGATAG
- a CDS encoding cell wall hydrolase, with translation MNRRTKKWLRRNAKILAVCGGVVYLTAGVAKLAAEPQESEVPRMVFAQIPEETVVPTETPEVPEETAEPVEAGCHTIVMSRDWDADDSYRLAKLAMAEAEGEDTEGKALVVMVVLNRVWSDDFPGTIEEVIMEEHGGVHQFSVTQKEGRWWKVEPDADCYEAVEMVMTGWDESQGALYFESRSDSVWHQKNLDFLFQHGSHFFYKDKEE, from the coding sequence GTGAACAGACGAACAAAAAAGTGGCTACGGCGTAATGCCAAGATACTCGCCGTATGTGGAGGAGTAGTATACCTCACAGCCGGCGTTGCTAAGTTGGCAGCGGAGCCGCAGGAGTCGGAGGTTCCTAGAATGGTGTTTGCACAGATACCGGAAGAAACCGTTGTACCGACAGAAACACCGGAAGTTCCGGAAGAAACAGCAGAGCCGGTAGAAGCTGGATGCCATACGATTGTGATGTCGAGAGATTGGGATGCCGATGACTCATACCGCCTTGCTAAATTGGCTATGGCTGAAGCGGAAGGCGAAGATACTGAAGGAAAAGCACTTGTGGTTATGGTAGTTCTGAACCGGGTGTGGAGCGATGATTTCCCCGGAACGATTGAGGAAGTCATCATGGAAGAACATGGCGGAGTCCACCAGTTCAGTGTCACGCAGAAAGAAGGAAGATGGTGGAAAGTAGAGCCGGATGCCGATTGCTATGAAGCAGTCGAGATGGTGATGACCGGATGGGATGAAAGCCAGGGAGCGTTGTACTTTGAAAGCAGGAGCGACTCTGTATGGCATCAAAAGAACCTGGACTTCCTATTTCAGCATGGCAGCCACTTTTTCTACAAGGATAAGGAGGAGTAG
- a CDS encoding recombinase RecT produces MAENKQAPAAPQPKKVPVVNQVKSILGEENVKKRFQEVLGKKAPQFMASIVNVVSATPALKKCEPNSIIAAAFVASSFDLPIDSNLGFAALVPYDKSFRNPATGEWDKVKLAQFQMMYKGFIQLAIRTGEYEKMNCSAVYQDEIVDYNPITGECQFVTEFSACEQRNNGETDKIVGYYAWFRLKSGFTKELYMSKNEVLNHAKKYSQSYRYDLNDNKNSSKWSTDFDAMALKTVIKLLLSKWGILSIEMQKAIQDDQKTFDEDGNESYGDNEPDLDDEPDPFVTPALEDNQGAAETPADEVEEIDITQ; encoded by the coding sequence ATGGCTGAGAATAAGCAGGCACCGGCGGCGCCGCAGCCTAAGAAGGTTCCGGTCGTGAACCAAGTCAAGAGCATCCTGGGAGAGGAGAATGTCAAGAAAAGGTTCCAGGAGGTGTTGGGGAAGAAAGCCCCTCAGTTTATGGCATCAATCGTCAATGTAGTAAGTGCCACACCTGCATTGAAGAAGTGTGAGCCGAACTCTATTATTGCGGCGGCGTTTGTTGCTTCATCATTTGATCTGCCGATTGACAGTAACCTGGGATTTGCTGCGCTGGTTCCGTATGATAAGAGCTTCAGAAACCCGGCTACTGGAGAATGGGATAAAGTGAAACTGGCACAGTTTCAAATGATGTATAAAGGTTTTATCCAGCTGGCAATCAGAACTGGCGAATACGAGAAGATGAACTGTTCTGCGGTGTACCAAGACGAAATCGTAGATTACAACCCTATCACCGGGGAGTGCCAGTTTGTTACAGAGTTTAGCGCCTGCGAGCAAAGGAACAATGGAGAAACGGATAAGATTGTCGGATATTACGCATGGTTCCGGCTGAAGTCCGGCTTCACTAAGGAACTGTATATGAGCAAGAATGAGGTTCTCAATCATGCGAAGAAATACAGCCAGTCATACAGATATGATCTGAATGACAATAAGAATAGCAGCAAGTGGTCTACTGATTTCGATGCGATGGCATTAAAAACAGTGATTAAGCTGCTGTTAAGCAAGTGGGGCATCCTCTCCATAGAGATGCAGAAAGCAATCCAGGACGATCAGAAGACGTTCGATGAAGACGGAAACGAGAGTTATGGAGATAATGAACCGGATTTGGATGACGAGCCGGACCCGTTCGTAACGCCTGCACTGGAGGATAACCAGGGAGCGGCGGAAACACCGGCAGATGAAGTAGAGGAAATAGATATTACCCAGTAA
- a CDS encoding PD-(D/E)XK nuclease-like domain-containing protein has product MELSAENYYSQEANLEYMSVSQFKDFAGTYGKMQCEFYGMEKLAGRWEDEETTALLVGSYVDAYFEGSLEKFKKEHPALFKKDGGLKADYVKADEIIARIERDEYFMRCMSGQKQVIMTGEMFGTKWKIKMDSYLPGSAIVDLKVMASITDLKWVRDLGYLDFVRYWGYDVQGAVYQKIVELNTGKKLPFFIAAATKEKEPDIRVIKIEQNYLDEALILVEHNIQRILRVKNGEEAPDKCELCDCCRHSRVLKGYISINDLTANI; this is encoded by the coding sequence ATGGAGTTGTCGGCAGAGAATTATTATAGCCAGGAAGCGAACCTGGAGTATATGTCTGTCAGCCAGTTCAAGGACTTCGCCGGAACGTATGGGAAGATGCAGTGCGAGTTCTATGGAATGGAAAAGCTGGCTGGAAGATGGGAAGACGAAGAAACCACCGCATTGCTGGTTGGAAGTTATGTAGATGCTTATTTTGAAGGAAGCCTGGAGAAGTTTAAGAAGGAGCATCCTGCATTATTCAAGAAGGATGGCGGTCTGAAAGCTGATTACGTCAAGGCAGATGAAATCATTGCCCGGATAGAGCGAGATGAATATTTCATGCGGTGTATGTCCGGGCAGAAGCAGGTCATTATGACCGGCGAAATGTTTGGAACCAAGTGGAAGATAAAGATGGACTCATACCTTCCTGGATCAGCAATAGTCGATTTGAAGGTGATGGCATCCATTACAGACTTGAAGTGGGTGAGAGACCTCGGATACCTGGATTTTGTGAGGTATTGGGGATATGACGTACAAGGGGCAGTGTATCAGAAGATTGTTGAACTGAACACTGGAAAGAAACTGCCATTCTTCATAGCAGCCGCCACCAAAGAGAAAGAGCCGGATATTCGAGTGATTAAGATTGAGCAGAACTATCTCGATGAAGCACTCATTCTGGTGGAGCATAATATCCAGCGCATCCTCAGAGTGAAGAACGGAGAAGAAGCGCCGGATAAATGCGAGCTTTGCGATTGTTGCAGACACAGCCGGGTACTGAAAGGCTATATCTCCATCAATGATCTGACTGCAAACATCTGA
- a CDS encoding ATP-binding protein, with protein METNEVVGEVSLCKVCGERTEREIDFPIMDGKGGTRKMKVHCMCRCERERKEAEDRRLAYEEEQRQIDNLKQLSLIDAKSRNVRFSTYQVNEENAKVFGIAKRYVENFPEMYSQNQGMLFWGDVGTGKSYTAAAIANELMERLHPVIMTSFVKLLQDMQGFDNDDGAYMNRLNRAKLLIIDDLGAERGTDFALEKVYDIIDSRYRSGKPAIFTTNLTMGQMKECTDIRYNRIYDRIFEMCYPVKFSGLSWRKREAAGRYASMKKILEG; from the coding sequence ATGGAGACAAATGAGGTTGTTGGAGAAGTAAGTCTCTGCAAAGTCTGCGGTGAACGCACTGAAAGAGAGATAGACTTTCCGATTATGGATGGGAAAGGCGGCACCAGGAAAATGAAGGTGCATTGTATGTGCCGGTGCGAAAGAGAGCGGAAGGAGGCGGAAGACCGAAGGCTTGCGTATGAGGAAGAACAGCGGCAGATTGATAATCTGAAACAGCTGAGCCTCATTGATGCAAAGTCCAGGAATGTACGCTTCTCAACATACCAGGTGAATGAGGAAAATGCGAAGGTGTTCGGGATTGCGAAGCGGTATGTGGAGAATTTTCCGGAAATGTATAGCCAGAACCAGGGAATGTTGTTTTGGGGCGATGTCGGAACCGGGAAAAGCTACACAGCCGCCGCCATAGCGAATGAGCTGATGGAAAGGCTACATCCGGTGATTATGACATCCTTCGTGAAGCTGTTGCAGGATATGCAAGGTTTTGACAATGACGATGGTGCGTACATGAACCGTCTGAATAGGGCAAAGCTGCTGATTATTGATGATCTTGGAGCTGAAAGGGGAACCGACTTCGCATTGGAAAAGGTGTATGACATTATCGACAGTAGATACCGAAGCGGAAAGCCGGCAATCTTCACTACGAATTTGACAATGGGGCAGATGAAGGAGTGTACCGACATCCGCTATAACCGTATCTATGACAGAATTTTTGAGATGTGCTATCCGGTCAAGTTCAGTGGATTGTCCTGGAGGAAGCGTGAGGCGGCAGGACGGTATGCCAGCATGAAGAAGATACTGGAGGGTTGA
- a CDS encoding RusA family crossover junction endodeoxyribonuclease produces the protein MAKQVRFTVLGEPKGKGRPRFSTQTGRAFTPKQTVNYETLVHTEYMVQCKGFRFPDDAMLDMRILAYYSIPKSGSKKVKAQKLANVIRPTKKPDMDNVVKMVADALNQVAYKDDTQIVDCQVRKFFSEEPRIEVIIREVVPKEVKEEA, from the coding sequence ATGGCGAAGCAAGTTAGGTTTACGGTCTTGGGAGAGCCGAAAGGGAAGGGAAGACCCCGGTTCAGCACTCAGACTGGCAGAGCCTTCACACCGAAGCAGACAGTCAACTATGAGACATTGGTACATACCGAGTATATGGTTCAGTGCAAAGGCTTCCGGTTCCCGGATGATGCAATGCTGGATATGAGGATACTGGCGTATTACTCCATACCGAAAAGCGGCAGCAAGAAAGTAAAGGCTCAAAAGCTGGCGAACGTCATCCGTCCGACAAAGAAGCCGGATATGGATAATGTGGTGAAGATGGTGGCGGATGCCCTCAACCAGGTGGCGTACAAGGATGATACTCAGATTGTGGATTGCCAGGTCCGGAAGTTCTTTTCAGAGGAGCCGAGGATCGAGGTAATCATCCGGGAGGTAGTTCCGAAGGAGGTGAAGGAGGAAGCATGA